One Nicotiana tomentosiformis chromosome 4, ASM39032v3, whole genome shotgun sequence genomic window carries:
- the LOC104103635 gene encoding dolichyl-diphosphooligosaccharide--protein glycosyltransferase subunit DAD1 has protein sequence MAFVGSFPFNSFLSGVLSCIGTAVLAVCLRIQVNKENKEFKDLPPERAYADFILCNLVLHLVIMNFLG, from the exons ATGGCTTTTGTTGGATCGTTTCCATTCAACTCTTTTCTCTCTGGGGTGCTCTCTTGTATTGGCACGGCAGTCCTTGCTG TTTGTCTTCGAATCCAAGTAAACAAAGAAAACAAGGAATTCAAG GATTTGCCTCCGGAACGTGCTTATGCAGATTTTATTCTCTGCAATTTAGTGCTCCATTTGGTGATCATGAACTTTCTTGGCTAG